In one window of Myotis daubentonii chromosome 13, mMyoDau2.1, whole genome shotgun sequence DNA:
- the TMEM72 gene encoding transmembrane protein 72 isoform X1: MKLQVFWTGLEYTCRLLGITTAAVLIGVGTETFLQGHFKSLAFYLLFTGATVAVCEGAYFVAQLLAICFRCQPGSLAARAREKARWLGCFQKFLAYLLLSVACFLHPVLVWHVTIPGSMLVLTGLAYFLLSKRKKSRAAPAVLAAQEQYTDPSSSARSTTGSGDTEQTYTFHGALRQGPGSLLAHVRCILKGPRTPSASQRPEAPAELTLEPAASLPKKQVRFEDSAARIIPALAASLDSEDSEPEPEEASSDTTPIIPPPQAPSFLSSLSGSSLF; encoded by the exons tGTTGATCGGCGTGGGCACCGAGACCTTCCTCCAGGGGCACTTCAAGAGCCTGGCCTTCTACCTGCT GTTCACGGGAGCCACTGTCGCCGTGTGCGAAGGCGCCTACTTCGTGGCTCAGCTGCTGGCCATCTGCTTCCG GTGTCAGCCAGGGTCCCTGGCCGCCAGAGCGAGGGAGAAGGCCCGCTGGCTGGGCTGCTTCCAAAAGTTCCTGGCCTACCTGCTGCTGTCCGTGGCCTGCTTCCTGCACCCCGTCCTGGTCTGGCACGTGACCATCCCAG GCTCCATGCTGGTCCTCACTGGCCTGGCCTACTTCCTGCTCAGCAAGCGGAAGAAGAGCAGGGCTGCGCCCGcggtgctggccgcccaggagcaGTACACGGACCCCTCCAGCAGCGCCAGGAGCACCACCGGCTCCGGGGACACCGAGCAAACCTACACCTTCCACGGAGCCCTCAGGCAGGGGCCCGGCTCCCTCCTCGCCCACGTGAGGTGCATCCTGAAGGGGCCCAGGACGCCCAGCGCCTCCCAGCGCCCGGAGGCCCCCGCCGAGCTGACCCTGGAGCCAGCTGCCTCACTGCCGAAGAAGCAGGTGCGCTTTGAAGACAGTGCGGCCAGGATCATCCCCGCCCTCGCGGCCAGCCTGGACAGCGAGGACAGCGAGCCGGAGCCGGAGGAAGCCAGCTCGGACACCACCCCCATCATCCCTCCCCCGCAGGCTCCATCCTTCCTGTCTTCTCTCTCAGGCAGCAGCCTCTTCTGA
- the TMEM72 gene encoding transmembrane protein 72 isoform X2, which translates to MLVLTGLAYFLLSKRKKSRAAPAVLAAQEQYTDPSSSARSTTGSGDTEQTYTFHGALRQGPGSLLAHVRCILKGPRTPSASQRPEAPAELTLEPAASLPKKQVRFEDSAARIIPALAASLDSEDSEPEPEEASSDTTPIIPPPQAPSFLSSLSGSSLF; encoded by the coding sequence ATGCTGGTCCTCACTGGCCTGGCCTACTTCCTGCTCAGCAAGCGGAAGAAGAGCAGGGCTGCGCCCGcggtgctggccgcccaggagcaGTACACGGACCCCTCCAGCAGCGCCAGGAGCACCACCGGCTCCGGGGACACCGAGCAAACCTACACCTTCCACGGAGCCCTCAGGCAGGGGCCCGGCTCCCTCCTCGCCCACGTGAGGTGCATCCTGAAGGGGCCCAGGACGCCCAGCGCCTCCCAGCGCCCGGAGGCCCCCGCCGAGCTGACCCTGGAGCCAGCTGCCTCACTGCCGAAGAAGCAGGTGCGCTTTGAAGACAGTGCGGCCAGGATCATCCCCGCCCTCGCGGCCAGCCTGGACAGCGAGGACAGCGAGCCGGAGCCGGAGGAAGCCAGCTCGGACACCACCCCCATCATCCCTCCCCCGCAGGCTCCATCCTTCCTGTCTTCTCTCTCAGGCAGCAGCCTCTTCTGA